aagtactgagaaacttttaaaacttcagtcctcagactgtctgaaggttcaaactaacagagaactactcaagaagttttaggttttcagtcctcagactgtcgaaaggttcaaactaacagagaactactcaggaacttagaaaatttcagccctcagactgtgtgaaagctcaggtcctgaggactcgggaggtgtggaggctttggaaagtcgtGGAACtaagggttccaccctccagaacaaaggctgaagcccaacctcctgagaaaaacggtcgagtcaagactcgagttaaaaaaaaactcaaaaacgacaaaaaatagatgataaatgcgcaaaaaaaagaagaattagtatctgagcgagtagctcagggggataagaagaggactaccaagtggaaggtcgcaggttcgagacccgccactggcagttttctttctttgtctttgtcaatcttttgataaaacttaagaagtgtctggtcttgaaccagcgacctgcagctccataggcaaatccttaactcactgagctacagatcagatacaaagaaataaattcgtcgtccctttgacatcgtagttgctgaagtcaccacatgggtggagccaaggcggagtctgggtggagtcagggcggagagtaggcggggaggtgggtggcggcctcccccctctactcccccacctccccccaccgcccaccacaccttcccccgcccgacgagttcttcgagtctccacgagttcttcgagtctccacgagttcttcgagtctccgcaggttttccccagtttctggagttaccaggtcggaggcagaacaacttgtcatgaagaggtgttgaagtcggccaggatggattgactttttacagcgactagaaggaagaccactagaagagcaggtctttaaccaccatccataaaatccatggagtcgactccagagaaatgaagggacgtcaacttttatcaacctccatccagatattcaacttgatatctttacttggacatttttagcaccacaaacctttagtatcagacttttttttaatcatttattaggattttaatggaatccagcagcagatttagtttttgctgacaaactttattcttgtcatcgtgggactgcagtatttaaaactcttccttctatttgacctcatattaattagttttagtggagaaagttattttaattgtccattagtctcttaaaaaccaaataataaattggattagtcaagaggtttaaatttcttactttgtcatattttaaatatgacaaaaaatataaaaataaagcatcttgagacaatttgacctgtaactggtgttatataaataaaatagaattaaaattgtatgtatcttgtaacgttggagtaattcagccatatatgttgtaaaacacattttctttgtccattaagcTGTtggttgttttctccactaattcatttcttgttttggtttataaaatgtcaaacccaaatatattcagtttactgtcataaaaaccaaaaagatttacattcatgatgcaggaatcaggcagtttttcactttttatcttagtttagtcagaaagatagttgataatgtgtgaattgttgcagcttgtgagccgtagaaggttttaatctttggggccgagtgtcagaaaacatttagaaaccaacatcaacaaaacactcaacaaagatttgaacatcattaaagggaaatccaacttttgcatgacaatgtctaattaaaggacatttatttccaatgtaaatgtgtgacattcatcctctggagctttctcttcacatcgtcttccacctggactggtttggtcgggagcatgtgcaacaaacatttgaaaaactgcactttaacatcaatgaatgacactgaagtttaatctctacataaatgagactgagtctggatgtgctgctctgtcattaactcctaagtttagggaaagttcaaacaaaagaggacagttcagatcagacttgagaatgagcttattttgaacaaacatctcagactttctgagcttcagcacctctagcaagatattttaacaacaagcaactcaagagatccagaagttggagagagttagctttagctgagccaaagaacatgtgggacgctaacctagcaaacatttcagacttttctctgtgaattctgagaaataatttcctatttaatgacagagctacacatcttaactcagtgtcattaaaacagactctaattcagtgtcatccatccatattaaagtgcagttacccaaaatgtttgttgcatgagctccaacaaaacctgtccaggtagaaggccactttgacaaacaggaagtggaagattccaagcagatttatagaagggggaaccggactgtactaagtgtggtcgagtatagaggggtgttttgtgggtttttaaggctgataatgattattagtgagacacttggagtcgatattcatttgcagtaaatgaaagtatttaaaatcttggagttaaacttagaagaacacaaactctaacaggaaactttgttgatacgtttttgttttgtttacagatgttaagttaaaggagttttatttgtgacgtataaccaatcaaatcactccagaagacagagcgaccacaggtagataaaggttcagagccaaagtagcaccatttataaatgtatttattaccgtaaatcagtaaaaaataaaatactgataatcagtaaatcagtcagcccacaattactacaattctacaatgtatgtctctttcctttgacttgttatttgtacaacatacgatgtatatgatggcgttttttcataccaaaggctatactatgatgttttctaagagacatacgatgctactctggttgttctggccctgcactcctcctctgttgttttctggattgtactcagctgcatgccttcgtccaccaggcctccgttgactcgtcccgcctgccgtctctggagctgaagctggattggaacagaccaaagtacagtccaatcacgatgccagctgcctctcaaaaggctccttcatctggcagcacttcttctgaggggaagctgagctggcccagcagaactttggagatgtgttccagtggttggtggatgtgtggggagatagagagggacctttgaattgttcagaaaggaaaacaggaaacccattggtagttttagtttagggtgctactgcagtgtgtttttgggttttaagaggtcaacaggaagagttttttttcgtattgattatcttttactttgttcctggttggaatgcccatcaatgtcaacatgaagttcacttttagttctgtttatttatttttattttactaacacccatttgcttttaaccccctcacaagttgtgttgttgtaaacttactctttcaaataaattctcgtctaaccctctggaaaccagcgtttggactgtttttgtgtcgctcctcacctacttcagacagccaggacataacgttttgtggactaaaggcgaCGACAtgctactatgatgtttttagagcaacatgctactatgatgttttttggacgacatgctaaactatgatgttttttggatgacatgctatgttatgacatttttagagcatcATGCTagactatgacatttttttggaccaaaggctatactatgacgtttttagagcgacatgctatactatgacgtatgTTGGGCGACAAGCTATACTATAgacttttttaattgacatattagtatgactttttttgttttagttttttagcaacatattataagaatttgaacagttttaaaaattactctacttttacttgtgcaatgaaattattattctatggcattttttagacaacatactatactctgatgttttcttgaattacatactattttgacaatatactgaaCGATGACATTtattgaaccacatatcatacatgacaattttaggcaacatcctatcattttgcactttttgaaccacataataatctatgggtttttttgcctacatgctatactatgaactacaggccatactatgttattcttgaaaagtatactatactttgacattttctgaactacatcttatactatggcgttatacacagagtgctttggttacaagTTGATTTacgagtgcatggcacacattatatctgactctacagctgcatataaagtgcattaaaagcggcaccgatacgaaaataaacatttacttaccgaacaatcagagtcctttcggtgtctgctggtagaatcagctgaaggtagaaaactggtgaACACAAGCTAACGGTATATAAAGAGACATTCTATGTTCGGCTCTTCCTGATGActacttccggtctcagaaaatgaaaaaacggaccttttgtCGTTTCTgactcttactgattttacttttttgttattctaaatgtaaaatgaaaatctaagcatttttaaaatttcgtatatccatttgtgatcatgaaaaggaaaaacgccttgtatttcaattttaatttttgtattttaaaacgaaaatcaaataaccactcgttttttgtttttcaatacccgtttcagaacggaaaatccaattgccaaataattccttgcattccaatagggtcttcgcaccattcggtgctcggaccctaaatatacacggacccttTTCCATTGACTTGTGATTGAGTGTTTTTACATTGCTGTATTGCTGCTTTTACTGATTAAGGGATCGGAATACTTCTTGCTGATTACCAGCAGGGGCTCACTTCATTACTATATACCTGTGTTAATACTGTTTTTCTGAGGCCAGTCGTGACTGCAGGTACCTTTTCCTTGGTTTGGACTGTGCGTCACGGTGGCAGTGTGGAGCTGCTCTCTGttcctctgcagctctgctctgtCATGGAAATCCAGTCACTATTAGAGCAGAAAGACATCTGAATCGCGGCGAATGCATAAAGAATCCTGTATTATAGTCATCTAATAATCCGCAGACTTAACGCTGTCATAGTTTCTCTGTTGGGATGTCGTCATCTGAAACTGCTGCGTCACATGAAGGTACGTCTGTTATTTACAGTGAGTCGATGAGGAGCAGCGCTGTTCCATTATTCTGTAGGATCCTAGGCAGAAGGGGAAAGGAGTCATTTTAAATAGGATGCTGTCTAAAATAAACAGCCGTGTTCATAGAATATACATGAGCTTAAGGGTGATTTTAAATGTGGCCTTTAAGTCTGCGCTAGttggggtgtcaaacataagggGCCGCGGGGCAGGAAACGGACcatcagagggtccaatctggtcaGGAGGACTTTGCAagcagtaaaaatgacagagaagacattaactgcaaactgtaaatctgtaaaactgtcaaattttaaataatttctagatcttgaaaTGTTATCCATTGCATCTGTAAACTATCTGCGCCAGTTATATCATTGCACATCAACcctgtcctgcgggtcaaattgaccctttttaaagtttcaaaacgtgggaaaaaaagaaaaatttcacagtgaaacttctgatgtccacattttgaacatttttcagtggaaaaaaagaaatgttaaaaatgtttaagaacattgacaaaaaaaatcccttgtGTACTTATGTAGCCCATGTCAGAAGACTACAAAAGTGCTCATAGAACTCCAGTTCTGTCCAGTAACTACAATTTTTCTGTCAGAATTTTTTGTGGAACCATTTCATTTTGGTCACTGTTCCCAAACAGACACATTTGAACTCCCCGTTCAACTAAATCCAACCAAGTAGTTCTGACCGACCAGCAAATGTTTACACTGATTTTACAGCAATTTAGAGATTTTCTGTGACTGTCACTGAAAATTGCATAGACAGTATAAAAATGCATCCGtttttaataatgtaaataaagaatCAGCTGTAGATTTAGTTCTTGTACACATGCTTTGATGATCTCCGGAGACAAACTACTGAACAATGCAAGACTGATCCAAAACCTGCAGCGAAAAGAAAGCAGCTGAAGGCTGGATGGACACGGTGTGATGGGTGTCCTGAGCAGAACAAGGACACTTTGGGCATAGGAGCCTTAAATGCATGTAGCCTATgtcataaaaataattattttatgagCTTTATCAATCATTTTGAAAAGCTTGACATGGCAGTCTTGCCTGTATGAGCAAATCACATAAGTAAGTGACCCAAAGAATACTAATTCGCTCAAGATAGATGTAATTGAATGAGAAATTCTGCCACTCCAATGTGAATAATTGTCTCAGTCTGGACACCCCCATAAATATGACCTGGCTCCACCACTGCCTGCCACTAGGTCAGCCCATTTTAAGGGTGATATTAACATTAAGTACTATGACTGTATGTTTGCACAGTCCCTGAAGCATCACCTCCAGCATCGGAGCCTGAACCGCTGAGGATCGTTCTGTTGGGCAGGACTGGGACCGGCAGAAGCTCCTCAGGCAACACCATCCTGGGCAGGTCTGCCTTCTGCGTGGACGTGTCTCCATGTTCTGTAACCACACGGTGCATGAGGCAGACTGGGACGGTAGACGGGCGGAGTATCTCTGTTATCGACACTCCAGGGTTCTTCCACACACACCTGTCCCCTCAGGAGGTCATGGAAGAAGTGGGTCAGTGTATGGGTTTGTCCTCTCTGGGAATCCACGTCTTCTTGGTGACCCTGCAGCCCGGTAGGTTCAcccaggaggagagggaggccTTGGAGTGGATCAAAGCCAGATTTGGGAGTGACGTCACCAGGTTTACGATGGTGCTGTTCACATGGGGAGACCAACTGCAGGGCAAACGTGCGGAGAACTTCCTGGAGAAGAGTCGGGAGCTGTCGGAGTTTGTCAGCAGCTGCCATGGGGGGCATCACACCTTTGATAACAGCAGTCTGGACAAGACAACAGAGTGCTCACAACAAGTCTCGGACCTTCTGAAGAAGGTAGACAAGCTTGTGGCGGACAACGGAGGCGGTTGCTATAGCAGCGAGATGTTCAAGGAGGCCGAGAGCGCCATAAGGGAGGCACAGGAGAGGATTCTGGGAGAACACTGCATGGAATCTCCTCAGAAGGAGGCTGAAAACAAGGAGGAGCAGTCACCAGACctagagaggaggaggaaggaagaggagcagaggaggagggaggaggaggaggacaggaagaGAGCAGAGAGGCTCTTCTGGTGCGAGCTGGTGACTGCTGTGGGGAAAGGTGCTGCAGAGGGAGCAGGGATCATGGGGAAGGACAAGGGCAAAGGGAAAGCTGTGAAGAAGGCGAAGGTGGTGGAGAAGGCAGCAGCTCTGGCAGCATCACCGCTCTCCATCAGCTCAGCCGCCAAAGCAGTGGGAGGAGCTGTGAAGGAAGGAAGTAAGGTGttatataaacacagaaaaacgtTCCTGCGCTGAAAGATgcttcatttaaccctcctgctgtcctcattaataggcaccaaaaaaatattgtttaaaaatccaaaaattcaccaaaaaaattccccaaatttctgaaaatttgcaaaaccttcaggaagaaaattccaataattccttaaaagtttccctaaaaagttttatttaaaaaaaaaaaaaaatcccccaaatttggcaagaaaattcttgtaaatattttcaaaaaatgagtaaaaatcttccaaaaaaaattaaaaatatctaacgtgattacatatatatcagtaaaacttctaatattttctttaagaacattcacaaaaaagtcaaccaaaatccagcgaatttcgcaggattttggtagatttttttgtgaatgttcttaggaaacatttttaacatttctttttctccaccaaaaaatgttcaaaaaaattcccgaaaatgttgaaaatgtggacatcagaggtttcactgtgaaatttttttccccccacattttcaaactgtaacccgcaggacgacacgagggtgaaGACTATATGaaaatgttcattgtattcttcaggtaaaatacctttagtggtaccagatattaaaattaacaagaaaTTGGAGAAAACAAGGGCGGTCTAACAATtctttccatgactgtatgatAAATTTTGATTCATTGTTATTTGACCAATAGGTTTCTTCAGGCTGGAAATCACACAAAGAAGTGACAAAATATGTTGACAGATTGTGTTAAAGATGTAAATAACACAActattttctacaaaaaaagctatgtccaaaattattcatacccttgAAATTGTCACAGATCTTCAGAAAATGGAagcttttacaattttttttgacaCCAGAAGCCAAGTCAGGTTAAAGATCTTaggtacaaatacattttaattaattatagTGTCTAATATttacaggtgaagtgaatattAGACATTTGGTTGGGTAGTGAGCGCAGCAATTTCCTGGCAGGATAGGGTTagagtatgaataattttgggcttcACTGTTTGGTCTTTAATACACATAGAGGTGatgatgtgaaagaaaaactcaactgtacttttttgttgtgcatcactagggatgtccgataatatTGGCCCACCGATACACTGATATTATCGGCccaatattggcataaaaatgtaatattggtcAAAATCAttatcgctttttttttttttttttgcctatcatgaaaaccgataaactAATGCCTGGATTTCTCCGGCATTTACTGGCGCGCATatgatcacatcatcaaactgcgtTGTGAAGCATGTAAACAAGtctgtggctgcagtaacaagcttgctgtgcctgactaacaacatgtctgtggtttggaattatttccaagcccacatatatcggcaTCGGTATGAGTTGACATCGGAATCGGAatattgagagttggacaatatcggcatatcggttattgtcaaaaaaagccaatatcagacatccctatgCATCACCTATCACATGCTACATATCTTTTACAATCAGCACAGTGCACGAGCACTTTCAGACCATACTGTCAAATAAgactgcatgtctgtgtgtgtcgtAAACATACTTACTTTGTGTTTCAGTGGAAgtaaattggttaaaaaaaaaagaacataaacacatttttgagctTAGAGAATTCATGGTATAATAAAAGGTTAAGTCACAAAAGTCATGTGCAATTCAGAATCCTGTGACAaacacatttgtatttgtcaaaaatagGTTAGTCTCTTACAGAAATGTTCCCATTTGTACCCCTGACACAATGACACAATTTGGCAAGGGTAAAAACAGAAGGgcggcacaaaaaaaaaagtttaattacaACATTGCAGCTATTCCATCTTTGGCTTCATGACATGATATTTAGCCCTTTTTTTCTGCCATGAAGAAATACACTGGAATATAAAAGATGATGATAAGgtacaaatacaaaacagtAACATATTTAATAATGATAAAGGACATACATGAAGCTATTCAGGGAGTGTCTAACAGTACGGAAAGCAAGAGGAAGACACCGTGGAAAATTAAAGTGTACAAATTTACAAATACAATATTTGTCACGACTGTAGTGATGTTGATCGAGTAAAGAAAAGGAAGCTCTGAGCCCTTACAGCTGTAACACAGGAACCACTGGATCGGTGCTGGACAGGAAACTAAAGCTACATTCAGTCTACctgagtgctgctgctgctacaaaaatgctaaaatcaaCATTAGATGCATTTTTGTGGCTTCAGAATTGAAAGTTAGTATTAATCTGATGTTGATTTGCATGGACACTATGGACAAGTACTCCACTGAATTTAAGCTTCTTGTGCACATTTCCAGTGCCACATTCGCATCtcatggacaaaaaaaacaaaacacagacatacacagtGCATGTACACacttgcaaacacacagaccCACACTCACAATCAGACAGAAAACTTATTTCATGTTGGTCTACAGAGTGATGTCAGACCGTTAGTCCCTTTGCAAAGCACAGCTGAAGGCCAAGGTCTGTGTTCAGATCTCGAACTATAGCAGGCACAGGTGGGAGGCTGCACAGCACGGACGTCTGTTTTAAACCGGCATCGGCAGGCTCATCTTTCCTCTTCCTCGGAGCACTGCAGAGGATAAAGAACGAAGTTAGCATTGGAAGCTAATGCCAGGTGAGCCAACGACAAACACTATTCACCTAACCAGATTTACCTTTGCTTTGGCTGCTGAGAATAAGAACAATCATCCTCCTCAAGTGGAAAAGCACGATTTAAGTTTGTCTCCTTCATCGATAAGACTCATTTCTGTATGTCAAGGTTATATATTTAGGCATAAACTGGTAAAACTACTCTGCTCTACACAATTACaagttgggtcaatatataattgcgggactttttggtatcatagttgacatttttgctgttttcaggtctgtTGGCTCagttgttactctgccaaggaggcagagTAACAACTTAACCAACAAATAACTTAATTAAATAGATTAGTAACTTAATTATGAACTTTtagttcattattttatttatatatatatatatatatatatatatatatatatatatatatatatatatatatatatatatatatatatatatatatatatatataaaattacattcctaaaaaaagaaccatcaaaatgacaccagtttttcgacccagaaactatgaaaacagaatgaatctgtggattttcactttttgaaggtccttgaactacttatgcttattttatgtgcaatacagtggaaaaacaactttaaatcatcaaaataatttttttctatgtatcccattaaaaatatatataaattttaaattctaaacatGTCTATTCTTTGATTtatctgtcaaccaaaatttattagagttgaaaaactttacttattgtgtcaaatattatttgccaaaaatgtgattaattgcgAATAATTAATCACAAAGCCTGTAATTCATTAGATTCATTTTTTCtaatcacgtcccaccactaataaaaataaaccaaaaacctgagtggaaaaaaaaattagcatcTAAATTTAGCTAATATTTCTGCAGTGTTATCATTGGAAAATTATAGTCTTGTTAACAAATTTTGAAATCTAAAATCGCCCGCAAGTCTGATTGGTCACAGCCAATCATCACTTGTAGAGTAGTTTCTCTGCTCACCCCTCGTGACATAAAGATAGAAGAAATCGCAGTAGAAAATGGTCTGCACGACGCCAGACACCACGGCGATCTGGTCGAAGAAGCCCTCCGTGTGGTAGCGCCACACCCAGTTGCCTATGTAGAGGGCTCTGTAGAGGCCGAGGAAGAACAGGTAGTGGGTGGTGATGGACTCCGCCTCGCCGGTCTTAGTGATCATGAAGAGCTGCGGCATTATGGCCACCTGCCTCCAGGAAAATGGAGAAGGTCCACAGGATCTGAGAGGAATCAGAGATGGGGAGACACATGCTGAAGGTCAACTGAAACTGAGATATTAGGAGTACAAACGTTTTAATTTGGTGATACAGGTGCAAATAAATAACCTCAGTGATGTAACTACTCTTGAGGCaccagtgtgtttttctttttacctccATTGGGGTGAAGGCATAGTTCTCCAGGAAGGACAGCCCGATAACAGGAACCAACAGGAACTCCACGCGGAACGTATCATTCCCCGAGTCGTACGAGTTCCTGAAGCGCATGTAGATCAGGTAGACGGTAGCGTAGGACAGAGCCAGAAACACCACCTGAGAGAGCAGAGGCAAATATTGACCGTTGGCAACGAATCTCCACAACGACTACTAGCAGATAAGGCTTGCAGCTTGTTAGtggttttacatgtttaacTGTCTGCTTTGATTAACTTTACTTAgatgctgtatgtgtgtgaagcCAGGACTGGAGTAAGTGTTTGTAAGTGCGTGTGGCAAATGGGCTTGGCTGGTTTAAATGAGGAATAAATGAATCACCTTAACTTGGTGACACACTGGTTTAGAGAGTTAGAGTTTGTCGATCAGGTgaagttaaccctcgtgtcgtcctgcaggtcaaaactgacccatttttaaggttgaaaatgtgaagaaaaaaaaattcacagtggaacttctgatgtccacattttcaacatttttgggaaatctttgaacattttttggtggaaaaaaaatccagcgaatttcactggattttggttgtttttctgtgaatgttcttcaagaaaatattagaagttttactgatatatatgaaaCCATccgatatttttaggatttttttggaagatttttactcatttttttgaaaatatttacaagaattttcttgacaaattagttagtttttttttttaaataaaacttttaaccctcctgttgtcctcatttacaagcaccaaaaaatgttgtttccttgtctgaaaaaagtccaaaaattcagcaaaaacattctccgaatttttgaaaatttgcaaaaccttcaggaagacaattccaataattcctgaaaaatttcccttaaaagttttataaaaaaaaaataaaaaatcccccaaatgtggccagaaaattcttgcaaatattttcaaaaaatgagtaaaaaccttccaaaaaaatcctaaaaatatctaaagtgattacacatatatcagtaaaacttctaatattttctttaagaacattcaccaaaaaatcaaccaaaattcgctggattttggttgatattttggtgaatgttcttaagaaacatttttaacatttcttttttttttccaccaaaaaatattcaaagatttcccaaaaatgtttgaaaatgtggacatcagaaatttcgttgtgaaattttttttttccacattttcaagctttaaaact
This portion of the Amphiprion ocellaris isolate individual 3 ecotype Okinawa chromosome 19, ASM2253959v1, whole genome shotgun sequence genome encodes:
- the LOC111580822 gene encoding GTPase IMAP family member 7-like: MSSSETAASHEVPEASPPASEPEPLRIVLLGRTGTGRSSSGNTILGRSAFCVDVSPCSVTTRCMRQTGTVDGRSISVIDTPGFFHTHLSPQEVMEEVGQCMGLSSLGIHVFLVTLQPGRFTQEEREALEWIKARFGSDVTRFTMVLFTWGDQLQGKRAENFLEKSRELSEFVSSCHGGHHTFDNSSLDKTTECSQQVSDLLKKVDKLVADNGGGCYSSEMFKEAESAIREAQERILGEHCMESPQKEAENKEEQSPDLERRRKEEEQRRREEEEDRKRAERLFWCELVTAVGKGAAEGAGIMGKDKGKGKAVKKAKVVEKAAALAASPLSISSAAKAVGGAVKEGSKVLYKHRKTFLR
- the LOC111580818 gene encoding LOW QUALITY PROTEIN: ER lumen protein-retaining receptor 3 (The sequence of the model RefSeq protein was modified relative to this genomic sequence to represent the inferred CDS: deleted 1 base in 1 codon); amino-acid sequence: MNVFRLAGDVSHLVAIIILLLKIWRSKSCAGISGKSQVLFALVFTTRYLDLFTAFISAYNTVMKVVFLALSYATVYLIYMRFRNSYDSGNDTFRVEFLLVPVIGLSFLENYAFTPMEILWTFSIFLEAVAIMPQLFMITKTGEAESITTHYLFFLGLYRALYIGNWVWRYHTEGFFDQIAVVSGVVQTIFYCDFFYLYVTRVLRGRGKMSLPMPV